A genomic window from Streptomyces sp. NBC_00234 includes:
- a CDS encoding ketoacyl-ACP synthase III, which yields MSKIKPSKGAPYARIMGVGGYRPTRVVPNEVILETIDSSDEWIRSRSGIATRHWASDEETVSAMSVEAAGKAIADAGITPEQIGGVIVSTVSHFKQTPAVATEIAHKIGAGKPAAFDISAGCAGFGYGLTLAKGMIVEGSAEYVLVIGVERLSDLTDLEDRATAFLFGDGAGAVVVGPSKEPAMGPTVWGSEGDKSDTIKQTVPWDEFHTERPEKFPAITQEGQAVFRWAVFEMAKIAQQALEAAGITPEDLDVFIPHQANMRIIDSMVKTLKLPEHVTVARDVETTGNTSAASIPLAMERLLATGQAKSGDTALVIGFGAGLVYAATVVTLP from the coding sequence ATGTCGAAGATCAAGCCCAGCAAGGGCGCCCCGTACGCACGCATCATGGGTGTCGGTGGCTACCGGCCGACCCGTGTCGTGCCCAACGAGGTGATCCTCGAGACGATCGACTCGTCCGACGAGTGGATCCGTTCGCGCTCCGGCATCGCCACCCGCCACTGGGCCTCCGACGAGGAGACCGTGTCCGCGATGTCCGTCGAGGCGGCCGGCAAGGCGATCGCCGACGCCGGGATCACGCCCGAGCAGATCGGCGGAGTCATCGTCTCCACCGTCTCGCACTTCAAGCAGACCCCGGCCGTCGCGACCGAGATCGCCCACAAGATCGGCGCGGGCAAGCCCGCCGCCTTCGACATCTCCGCCGGCTGCGCGGGCTTCGGCTACGGCCTGACGCTCGCCAAGGGCATGATCGTCGAGGGCTCGGCGGAGTACGTGCTCGTCATCGGTGTCGAGCGGCTGAGCGACCTCACCGACCTGGAGGACCGCGCGACGGCCTTCCTGTTCGGCGACGGCGCGGGCGCGGTCGTCGTGGGCCCCTCGAAGGAACCGGCCATGGGCCCGACCGTCTGGGGCTCCGAGGGCGACAAGTCCGACACGATCAAGCAGACCGTGCCGTGGGACGAGTTCCACACCGAGCGTCCGGAGAAGTTCCCCGCCATCACGCAGGAGGGCCAGGCGGTCTTCCGCTGGGCCGTCTTCGAGATGGCGAAGATCGCCCAGCAGGCGCTGGAGGCGGCCGGGATCACTCCGGAAGACCTGGACGTCTTCATTCCGCACCAGGCCAACATGCGGATCATCGACTCGATGGTGAAGACCCTGAAGCTGCCGGAGCACGTCACGGTCGCCCGTGACGTGGAGACCACCGGCAACACGTCCGCCGCCTCGATTCCGCTCGCAATGGAGCGGCTCCTGGCGACCGGTCAGGCGAAGAGCGGCGACACCGCGCTCGTCATCGGCTTCGGGGCGGGTCTCGTCTACGCCGCGACGGTCGTTACCCTCCCCTAG
- a CDS encoding SGNH/GDSL hydrolase family protein, translating to MPEHASRRRRRPAVAALAAVSLTAGLALTGCSGGSGSPEGRASDGARRASPAPAPLWDRTPASLAAVGDSITRGFDACSVLADCPEVSWATGTDSGVRSLALRLLGASKASSHSWNHAVSGARIAQLPEQMARAAEERPDLVTVMIGANDACRDSERIMTPVADFRASFEASMRQLRATAPKAQVYVSSVPDLKRLWSTGRTNELGKQIWKLGICRSMLGDADNMDAAAVTRRDTVRKRVIAYNQVLEDVCAKDARCRYDGGAVFAYRFTGKQLSQWDWFHPGRNGQARLAEIAYRNVTADRPPA from the coding sequence ATGCCGGAGCATGCGTCACGCCGCCGCAGGCGCCCCGCCGTTGCCGCGCTGGCGGCGGTTTCGCTGACCGCGGGCCTCGCGCTCACGGGCTGCTCCGGCGGCTCCGGGAGCCCGGAGGGGCGCGCGTCGGACGGCGCGCGCCGGGCCTCCCCCGCACCGGCCCCGCTCTGGGACCGCACACCGGCGTCGCTCGCCGCCGTCGGGGACTCCATCACCCGCGGCTTCGACGCCTGCTCGGTGCTGGCCGACTGCCCGGAGGTGTCCTGGGCCACCGGCACGGACAGCGGGGTGCGCAGCCTCGCGCTACGGCTGCTCGGCGCGTCGAAGGCGTCCTCGCACAGCTGGAACCACGCCGTTTCCGGTGCCCGGATAGCTCAGCTTCCGGAGCAGATGGCACGGGCGGCCGAGGAGAGGCCGGACCTGGTGACCGTGATGATCGGCGCCAACGACGCGTGCCGGGACTCCGAGCGGATCATGACGCCGGTGGCCGACTTCCGGGCCTCGTTCGAGGCGTCGATGCGGCAGTTGCGCGCCACCGCGCCGAAGGCGCAGGTGTACGTGTCGAGCGTGCCCGATCTGAAGCGCCTGTGGTCGACGGGGCGCACCAACGAGCTGGGCAAGCAGATCTGGAAGCTGGGCATCTGCCGGTCGATGCTGGGCGACGCGGACAACATGGACGCGGCGGCCGTGACGCGGCGGGACACGGTGCGGAAGCGGGTGATCGCCTACAACCAGGTCCTGGAGGACGTCTGCGCGAAGGACGCACGGTGCCGCTACGACGGAGGGGCGGTCTTCGCCTACCGGTTCACCGGGAAGCAGCTCAGCCAGTGGGACTGGTTCCACCCGGGCCGCAACGGGCAGGCCCGGCTGGCAGAAATCGCTTACCGCAATGTCACGGCCGACCGGCCGCCCGCGTAG
- a CDS encoding glycoside hydrolase family 3 protein, whose product MADASTSSTPEAVRRAAVEAALAVLGLDDKARLLAGQDMWSLPALPAIGLRSLVMSDGPIGVRGVRWTADDPSVALPSPTALAATWDPALARRAGRLLAQEARRKGVHVLLAPTVNLHRSPLGGRHFEAYSEDPYLTGEIGTGYVLGVQDGGVGTTVKHFVANDAETDRFTVDNIVAPRPLRELYLAPFERIVKNAHPWGIMAAYNQVNGSTMTEHHYLQNAVLRGEWGFDGFIVSDWLAARSTVGAVTGGLDVAMPGPRTVYGEALAAAVRAGRVDEAVVDGAVRNVLLLAARVGILDGAPPAVDPAGAPTGIDGEALAREIARRSFVLVRNEGAALPIRPGAVRKVALIGALARDARVLGGGSAQVFPDHIVSPLAGLTAALPDGVVDYRLGADPNDELAAAEQGFELKAVCYDRSGAVLGTAPLHNGAVQWVGTDVPEGVILDALHSVEVTGTFVPRETGEHVFGTRGTGALTLKVAGETLYDGVHRVTGSTDPGEAFFGNPVDRARITLTEGVPVEVSLRQVPDTLAADSPIPGVSFSLVHLGPRRDPAELIAEAVEAARAADTAVVVVGTTEHVESEGFDRTDLALPGHQDELVRAVAAANPRTVVVVNSGSPVELPWRDEVAAVLLSWFPGQEAGHALADVLLGVDGAEPGGRLPTTWPATLADVPVAGTTPTGGELHYEEGVFIGYRAWEKAGTAPAYAFGHGLGYTSWAYESLEATAESATVRLRNTGPRPGAETVQIYLAPETETAGRAARQLAGFARVGAAPGETVEVTVPLDRRAYEIWDETTGGWQLVPGTYQVQAARSVADIRVTAPVEIKE is encoded by the coding sequence GTGGCAGACGCGTCCACATCCAGCACGCCCGAGGCGGTCCGCAGGGCCGCGGTGGAAGCGGCGCTCGCCGTACTCGGCCTCGACGACAAGGCACGGCTCCTGGCCGGCCAGGACATGTGGTCGCTGCCCGCGCTGCCCGCGATCGGACTCCGGTCGCTCGTCATGTCCGACGGTCCGATCGGCGTCCGCGGGGTCCGCTGGACCGCCGACGACCCCTCCGTCGCCCTGCCCTCGCCCACCGCCCTCGCCGCGACCTGGGACCCCGCCCTCGCCCGCCGGGCCGGCCGGCTGCTCGCCCAGGAGGCCCGCCGCAAGGGCGTCCACGTCCTCCTGGCACCCACCGTCAACCTGCACCGCTCCCCGCTCGGCGGCCGCCACTTCGAGGCGTACAGCGAGGACCCGTACCTCACGGGCGAGATCGGCACCGGCTACGTGCTCGGCGTGCAGGACGGCGGAGTCGGCACCACCGTCAAGCACTTCGTGGCCAACGACGCCGAGACGGACCGCTTCACCGTCGACAACATCGTCGCCCCGCGCCCCCTGCGCGAGCTCTACCTCGCACCGTTCGAGCGGATCGTCAAGAACGCCCACCCCTGGGGCATCATGGCCGCCTACAACCAGGTCAACGGCTCCACCATGACCGAACACCACTACCTCCAGAACGCGGTGCTGCGCGGCGAGTGGGGCTTCGACGGCTTCATCGTCTCCGACTGGCTGGCCGCCCGCTCCACCGTCGGCGCCGTCACCGGCGGCCTCGACGTCGCCATGCCGGGACCCAGGACGGTGTACGGCGAGGCACTCGCCGCCGCCGTCCGGGCCGGCCGGGTCGACGAGGCCGTCGTCGACGGAGCCGTACGCAACGTCCTGCTCCTCGCAGCCCGCGTCGGCATCCTCGACGGCGCCCCGCCCGCCGTCGACCCGGCCGGTGCGCCGACCGGCATCGACGGCGAGGCGCTGGCCCGCGAGATCGCCCGCCGTTCCTTCGTCCTCGTACGCAACGAGGGCGCCGCGCTCCCCATCCGCCCCGGGGCCGTCCGCAAGGTCGCGCTCATCGGCGCCCTCGCCCGCGACGCCCGGGTCCTCGGCGGCGGATCGGCCCAGGTCTTCCCCGACCACATCGTCTCCCCGCTGGCGGGCCTCACCGCCGCACTCCCGGACGGCGTGGTCGACTACCGCCTCGGCGCCGACCCGAACGACGAACTCGCCGCCGCCGAGCAGGGCTTCGAGCTGAAAGCCGTCTGCTACGACCGGTCCGGGGCCGTCCTCGGCACGGCCCCGCTGCACAACGGCGCCGTCCAGTGGGTCGGCACCGACGTCCCGGAGGGCGTCATCCTCGACGCGCTCCACAGCGTCGAGGTGACCGGCACCTTCGTCCCGCGCGAGACCGGCGAGCACGTCTTCGGCACCCGCGGCACCGGCGCCCTCACCCTGAAGGTCGCGGGCGAGACCCTGTACGACGGGGTGCACCGGGTCACCGGCTCCACCGACCCCGGCGAGGCGTTCTTCGGCAACCCCGTGGACCGCGCCCGGATCACCCTCACCGAGGGGGTCCCGGTCGAGGTCTCCCTCCGCCAGGTGCCCGACACCCTCGCCGCCGACTCGCCGATCCCCGGCGTCTCGTTCTCCCTCGTCCACCTCGGCCCGCGCCGCGACCCCGCCGAACTGATCGCCGAAGCCGTCGAGGCGGCCCGCGCCGCCGACACCGCCGTCGTGGTCGTGGGCACCACCGAACACGTCGAGTCCGAGGGCTTCGACCGTACGGACCTGGCGCTCCCCGGCCACCAGGACGAGCTGGTGAGGGCGGTCGCCGCCGCCAACCCGAGGACCGTGGTGGTCGTCAACTCCGGTTCACCGGTGGAGCTTCCGTGGCGGGACGAGGTCGCCGCCGTGCTGCTGAGCTGGTTCCCGGGCCAGGAGGCGGGGCACGCGCTCGCCGATGTCCTGCTGGGCGTGGACGGAGCGGAACCGGGCGGCCGGCTCCCCACCACCTGGCCGGCCACCCTCGCCGACGTCCCGGTCGCGGGCACCACCCCCACCGGCGGTGAACTCCACTACGAGGAGGGCGTCTTCATCGGCTACCGGGCCTGGGAGAAGGCCGGCACAGCCCCCGCCTACGCCTTCGGCCACGGCCTCGGCTACACCAGCTGGGCGTACGAGTCCCTGGAGGCCACCGCCGAGTCCGCGACCGTCCGCCTCCGCAACACCGGCCCGCGTCCCGGTGCCGAGACCGTGCAGATCTATCTGGCGCCGGAGACGGAGACCGCCGGCCGGGCGGCCCGCCAACTGGCCGGCTTCGCCCGCGTCGGGGCGGCGCCGGGCGAGACGGTCGAGGTGACGGTCCCGCTGGACCGCAGGGCGTACGAGATCTGGGACGAGACCACCGGCGGCTGGCAGCTCGTCCCCGGCACGTACCAGGTGCAGGCCGCCCGTTCCGTCGCGGACATCCGGGTGACCGCCCCGGTGGAGATCAAGGAGTAG
- a CDS encoding aldose epimerase family protein produces MTTGTTGTDIHAEDYSALADGTAVRRWTLERDGTRVRVLTYGGIVQSVEVPDRDGVRGPVALGLPDVAAYETFSGPYFGALVGRYANRIASARFVLDGTARQVTPNEGRNHVHGGTRGFDKRVWEAREVPHGVCLSLVAEDGEEGFPGRLAVSVTYTLDAGGALRIDYRATTDAPTVVNLTNHTYWNLAGADGASALGHELRIAAGQITPVDGDSLPTGEFAAVDGTRFDFREARAVGPAYDHNYVLDGATDDGVAAELYAAGTGRVLTVRTTEPGMQLYTADHFDGKPFGPCAGIALETQHFPDSPNRPGFPSTVLRPGEEFVSTTVYGFSVR; encoded by the coding sequence ATGACGACGGGTACAACGGGCACGGACATACACGCGGAGGACTACTCCGCCCTCGCCGACGGCACGGCCGTACGGCGCTGGACCCTGGAGCGGGACGGCACACGGGTACGCGTGCTGACGTACGGCGGCATCGTGCAGTCGGTCGAGGTGCCCGACCGGGACGGCGTACGGGGTCCTGTGGCACTGGGACTGCCGGATGTCGCGGCGTACGAGACCTTCTCCGGGCCCTATTTCGGGGCGCTGGTCGGGCGGTACGCGAACCGGATCGCGAGCGCCCGCTTCGTGCTCGACGGCACGGCCCGTCAGGTGACGCCCAACGAGGGCCGCAACCACGTGCACGGGGGGACCCGGGGCTTCGACAAGCGGGTGTGGGAGGCACGGGAGGTCCCGCACGGCGTGTGCCTCTCCCTGGTCGCCGAGGACGGCGAGGAGGGCTTCCCGGGGCGGCTCGCGGTCTCGGTGACGTACACGCTGGACGCGGGCGGGGCGCTGCGGATCGACTACCGGGCGACGACGGACGCGCCCACGGTGGTGAACCTGACGAACCACACGTACTGGAACCTGGCCGGCGCGGACGGCGCGAGCGCGCTCGGGCACGAGCTGCGGATCGCGGCCGGGCAGATCACTCCGGTGGACGGTGACTCCCTGCCGACGGGCGAGTTCGCCGCGGTGGACGGGACCCGCTTCGACTTCCGTGAGGCGCGGGCGGTGGGCCCGGCGTACGACCACAACTACGTGCTCGACGGGGCCACGGACGACGGCGTCGCGGCCGAGCTGTACGCGGCCGGGACGGGGCGGGTGCTGACGGTCCGTACGACGGAGCCGGGCATGCAGCTGTACACCGCCGACCACTTCGACGGGAAGCCGTTCGGGCCCTGTGCGGGCATCGCGCTGGAGACCCAGCACTTCCCGGACTCGCCGAACCGGCCCGGGTTCCCGAGCACGGTGCTGCGGCCGGGCGAGGAGTTCGTGTCGACGACCGTGTACGGCTTCTCCGTGCGCTGA
- a CDS encoding acyl carrier protein — translation MAATQEEIVTGLAEIVNEIAGIPVEDVQLDKSFTDDLDVDSLSMVEVVVAAEERFDVKIPDEDVKNLKTVGDAADYILKNQG, via the coding sequence ATGGCCGCCACTCAGGAAGAGATCGTCACCGGTCTCGCCGAGATCGTCAACGAGATCGCCGGTATCCCGGTCGAGGACGTCCAGCTGGACAAGTCCTTCACCGACGACCTGGACGTCGACTCGCTGTCCATGGTCGAGGTCGTCGTCGCCGCCGAAGAGCGTTTCGACGTCAAGATCCCCGACGAGGACGTCAAGAACCTCAAGACCGTCGGCGACGCTGCCGACTACATCCTGAAGAACCAGGGCTGA
- a CDS encoding TetR/AcrR family transcriptional regulator — protein sequence MPRARSEERRADILRATLEVIAERGYRGATLSAVAERVGLSQQGLLHYYPTKEALLVAVLEDRDRWDTGGGGSRGDGPWPLELLGSLVEYNAMRPDIVRTFSALLGESVAEEHPARDFFTRRYTQVRTSMAASLRAEHGEELSGGLTPERAATLLVAVMDGLQYQWLLDPDAVDMPEAFQDFLRLLRARQDRDDRP from the coding sequence ATGCCACGGGCCAGGAGCGAGGAGCGGCGGGCGGACATCCTCCGCGCCACCCTCGAAGTCATCGCCGAGCGCGGCTACCGCGGGGCCACGCTGAGCGCGGTGGCCGAGCGGGTGGGCCTCAGCCAGCAGGGACTCCTGCACTACTACCCCACGAAGGAGGCCCTGCTCGTCGCCGTCCTGGAGGACCGCGACCGGTGGGACACCGGCGGCGGAGGCAGCCGGGGCGACGGCCCGTGGCCGCTCGAACTGCTGGGCTCGCTCGTGGAGTACAACGCGATGCGCCCCGACATCGTCCGGACCTTCTCGGCACTGCTCGGCGAGAGCGTGGCGGAGGAACACCCGGCGCGGGACTTCTTCACCCGGCGCTACACACAGGTCCGCACGAGCATGGCGGCGTCGCTCCGCGCGGAGCACGGCGAGGAGTTGTCGGGCGGGCTGACCCCGGAGCGCGCCGCGACGCTGCTCGTGGCGGTGATGGACGGCCTGCAGTACCAGTGGCTGCTGGACCCGGACGCGGTGGACATGCCCGAGGCGTTCCAGGACTTCCTGCGCCTGCTCCGGGCCCGGCAGGACCGGGACGACAGACCCTAG
- the fabF gene encoding beta-ketoacyl-ACP synthase II — protein sequence MSPTNRTVVVTGIGATTPLGGDTASTWEGLMAGRSGVKPLEGERFEELPVRIAALAAVDPGDVLPRPLARKLDRSAQFALIAAREAWADAGYTGKAGEDEKVRPERLGSVIASGIGGVITLLDQYDVLKEKGVRRVSPHTVPMLMPNGPAANVGLEVNAQAGVHTPVSACASGAEAIGYAVEMIRTGRADVVLAGGTEAAIHPLPIAAFANMMAMSKSNDEPEKASRPYDTGRDGFVLGEGAGVVVLESAEHAAARGAKVYCEVVGQGLSADSHHIAQPEPTGRGIATAMQNLLDATDLKPAEIVHLNAHATSTPQGDIAEIKALRKVLGDDLDHVAISATKSMTGHLLGGAGGIETVATVLALHHRVAPPTINVDNLDEDVEADIVRDEPRKLPEGPIAAINNSFGFGGHNVVLAFRSV from the coding sequence GTGAGCCCGACCAATCGCACCGTGGTCGTCACCGGTATCGGCGCAACCACTCCGCTGGGTGGCGACACCGCATCGACCTGGGAAGGTCTGATGGCCGGCCGTTCCGGCGTGAAGCCCCTCGAGGGCGAGCGCTTCGAGGAACTGCCCGTCCGGATCGCCGCCCTCGCGGCCGTCGACCCGGGCGATGTCCTGCCCCGCCCGCTCGCCCGCAAGCTGGACCGCTCGGCGCAGTTCGCGCTGATCGCGGCTCGCGAGGCGTGGGCCGACGCGGGTTACACCGGCAAGGCCGGCGAGGACGAGAAGGTTCGTCCCGAGCGCCTCGGTTCGGTCATCGCCTCCGGCATCGGCGGCGTGATCACCCTGCTCGACCAGTACGACGTGCTGAAGGAGAAGGGCGTACGCCGCGTCTCCCCGCACACCGTTCCCATGCTCATGCCCAACGGCCCGGCGGCCAACGTCGGCCTGGAGGTCAACGCCCAGGCCGGTGTCCACACCCCGGTCTCCGCCTGCGCCTCGGGTGCCGAGGCCATCGGGTACGCCGTCGAGATGATCCGTACCGGCCGTGCCGACGTGGTCCTCGCCGGTGGCACCGAGGCGGCCATCCACCCGCTGCCGATCGCGGCGTTCGCCAACATGATGGCGATGTCCAAGAGCAACGACGAGCCCGAGAAGGCCTCGCGCCCGTACGACACGGGCCGTGACGGCTTCGTCCTCGGCGAGGGCGCGGGCGTCGTCGTCCTGGAGTCCGCGGAGCACGCCGCCGCGCGTGGCGCCAAGGTCTACTGCGAGGTCGTGGGGCAGGGTCTGTCCGCGGACTCGCACCACATCGCGCAGCCCGAGCCCACGGGCCGCGGGATCGCCACCGCGATGCAGAACCTGCTCGACGCGACGGACCTGAAGCCGGCCGAGATCGTGCACCTCAACGCGCACGCCACCTCGACGCCGCAGGGTGACATCGCCGAGATCAAGGCCCTGCGCAAGGTCCTGGGCGACGACCTCGACCACGTCGCCATCTCCGCGACCAAGTCGATGACGGGTCACCTGCTGGGTGGCGCGGGCGGCATCGAGACCGTCGCCACGGTCCTGGCGCTGCACCACCGCGTCGCTCCGCCGACCATCAACGTCGACAACCTCGACGAGGACGTGGAGGCGGACATCGTCCGCGACGAGCCGCGCAAGCTGCCGGAGGGACCGATCGCCGCGATCAACAACTCCTTCGGGTTCGGCGGCCACAACGTCGTGCTGGCGTTCCGTTCGGTCTGA
- a CDS encoding DUF3145 domain-containing protein yields the protein MTTRGVLYVHSAPRALCPHVEWAVAGVLGVRVQLDWIRQPAAPGTWRSEFSWKARPGTASELASALRGWDLLRFEVTAEPSSTAEGERYSSTPGLGIFHAVTGMHGDILIPEDRLRAALARSVRGETDLEAEIAKLLGKPWDDELESFRHAGEGAPVRWLHQVV from the coding sequence GTGACGACACGTGGAGTTCTGTACGTTCACTCCGCACCGCGCGCGCTGTGCCCACATGTCGAATGGGCGGTGGCGGGTGTCCTCGGTGTGCGGGTCCAGCTGGACTGGATCAGACAGCCGGCGGCCCCCGGCACCTGGCGGTCCGAATTCTCCTGGAAGGCCCGGCCCGGCACCGCGTCGGAGCTCGCCTCGGCGCTCCGGGGCTGGGACCTGCTGCGCTTCGAGGTGACGGCCGAGCCGTCGTCCACGGCCGAGGGCGAGCGCTACAGCTCCACCCCCGGACTGGGCATCTTCCACGCCGTGACCGGTATGCACGGCGACATCCTGATCCCCGAGGACCGGCTGCGGGCGGCGCTCGCCCGGTCCGTGCGCGGTGAGACGGATCTGGAGGCGGAGATCGCCAAGCTGCTCGGCAAGCCGTGGGACGACGAGCTGGAGTCCTTCCGCCACGCGGGCGAGGGCGCGCCGGTCCGCTGGCTCCACCAGGTGGTGTGA
- a CDS encoding PucR family transcriptional regulator, giving the protein MPRPDPVQPAANDAHLHAATLKRLEQASGRLAANAIARMDETLPWYRAMPPENRSWIGLVAQAGIAAFTEWFRHPETPQAISTDVFGTAPRELTRAITLRQTVEMVRTTIEVMETAIEEVAAPGDESVLREALLVYAREIAFATAQVYAQAAEARGAWDARLESLVVNAVLSGEADEGAVSRAAALGWSSPEHVCVVLGTAPDGDSELTVEAIRRAARHAKLQVLTGVLGNRLVVIAGGSDSPLHVAKALIGPYAAGPVVAGPVVPDLLAATRSAQAAAAGLKACSAWQDAPRPVLSDDLLPERAMAGDPAARDQLVEEIYRPLEEAGSALLETLSVYLEQASSLEGAARMLFVHPNTVRYRLRRVTDVTGWSPSDVRSAFTLRIALILGRLAAGDPQS; this is encoded by the coding sequence GTGCCCCGACCCGATCCTGTGCAGCCCGCTGCGAACGACGCCCATCTGCATGCCGCGACCCTGAAACGGCTGGAGCAAGCCTCCGGCCGGCTGGCCGCGAACGCCATCGCCCGCATGGACGAGACGCTGCCGTGGTACCGGGCGATGCCCCCGGAGAACCGGTCCTGGATCGGCCTCGTCGCCCAGGCGGGCATCGCGGCCTTCACCGAGTGGTTCCGGCATCCGGAGACCCCGCAGGCCATTTCCACGGATGTGTTCGGCACGGCCCCGCGCGAGCTGACCAGGGCGATCACCCTGCGGCAGACCGTCGAGATGGTGCGGACGACGATCGAGGTCATGGAGACCGCGATCGAGGAGGTCGCCGCCCCCGGCGACGAATCGGTCCTGCGTGAGGCGCTGCTCGTCTACGCCCGGGAGATCGCCTTCGCGACCGCCCAGGTGTACGCGCAGGCCGCCGAGGCGCGAGGCGCCTGGGACGCCCGGCTGGAATCGCTGGTGGTCAACGCGGTGCTGTCCGGCGAGGCCGACGAGGGTGCCGTGTCCCGCGCCGCGGCGCTCGGCTGGAGCTCCCCCGAACATGTCTGCGTGGTGCTGGGCACCGCGCCCGACGGTGACAGCGAGCTGACGGTCGAGGCGATCCGCCGGGCCGCCCGGCACGCGAAGCTCCAGGTCCTCACCGGAGTGCTCGGCAACCGGCTGGTCGTCATCGCGGGCGGCAGCGACAGCCCCCTGCACGTCGCCAAGGCGCTGATCGGCCCCTATGCGGCCGGTCCGGTCGTCGCCGGGCCCGTGGTGCCCGACCTGCTGGCGGCCACCCGGTCCGCACAGGCGGCGGCAGCGGGACTCAAGGCGTGTTCCGCCTGGCAGGACGCCCCGCGTCCCGTACTCTCGGACGATCTTCTTCCGGAGCGCGCGATGGCCGGAGACCCCGCCGCGCGCGACCAGTTGGTGGAGGAGATCTACAGACCTCTCGAAGAAGCGGGTTCCGCCCTCCTGGAGACGCTGAGTGTGTATCTGGAGCAGGCGAGCAGCCTCGAAGGTGCCGCCCGGATGCTGTTCGTGCACCCCAATACCGTGCGCTACCGGCTGCGACGTGTGACCGACGTCACCGGCTGGTCGCCGTCCGACGTGCGGTCGGCATTCACGCTGAGGATCGCCCTGATCCTGGGGCGCTTGGCCGCCGGAGATCCTCAGTCCTAG
- a CDS encoding ACP S-malonyltransferase translates to MLVLVAPGQGAQTPGFLTPWLDLPGATDRIAAWSDAIGLDLAHYGTKADADEIRDTAVAQPLLVAAGLLSAAALDASPGVVAGHSVGEITAAALAGVIDDEAALRLVRTRGLGMAEAAAVTETGMAALLGGDPEVTVPHLEKLGLTPANVNGGGQIVAAGTAAQIAALVEDKPEGVRRVVPLKVAGAFHTHHMAPAVEKLRVAAADLVVADPAVTYVSNADGKAVDTGAEIIARLVGQVANPVRWDLCMETFQQLGVTTLIEVCPGGTLTGLAKRALPGVKTLALKTPDDLDAARALILEHAGA, encoded by the coding sequence GTGCTCGTACTCGTCGCTCCCGGCCAAGGCGCTCAGACGCCCGGCTTCCTGACTCCCTGGCTCGACCTCCCCGGTGCCACCGACCGCATCGCGGCCTGGTCCGACGCCATCGGGCTCGACCTTGCCCACTACGGCACGAAGGCCGACGCGGACGAGATCCGTGACACGGCGGTGGCTCAGCCGCTGCTGGTCGCCGCGGGTCTGCTGTCGGCGGCGGCACTCGACGCCTCTCCCGGCGTCGTCGCCGGTCACAGCGTCGGAGAGATCACCGCCGCCGCTCTCGCCGGCGTCATCGACGACGAGGCCGCGCTCCGTCTCGTACGCACCCGTGGGCTCGGCATGGCCGAGGCCGCCGCGGTCACCGAGACCGGCATGGCCGCGCTCCTGGGCGGCGACCCCGAGGTGACGGTCCCGCACCTGGAGAAGCTGGGTCTGACCCCGGCCAACGTCAACGGTGGCGGCCAGATCGTCGCCGCGGGCACCGCCGCGCAGATCGCCGCGCTGGTCGAGGACAAGCCCGAGGGCGTACGCCGTGTCGTGCCGCTCAAGGTGGCAGGCGCGTTCCACACGCACCACATGGCTCCGGCCGTGGAGAAGCTGCGCGTGGCCGCCGCCGACCTGGTCGTGGCCGACCCGGCCGTGACGTACGTGTCGAACGCCGACGGCAAGGCGGTGGACACCGGCGCCGAGATCATCGCGCGGCTGGTCGGCCAGGTCGCCAACCCGGTCCGCTGGGACCTGTGCATGGAGACGTTCCAGCAGCTCGGCGTCACGACGCTGATCGAGGTCTGCCCCGGCGGAACACTCACCGGTCTCGCCAAGCGTGCGCTGCCCGGAGTGAAGACCCTGGCGCTCAAGACCCCCGACGACCTCGACGCGGCCCGCGCGCTCATCCTTGAGCACGCAGGCGCCTAA